Below is a genomic region from Equus quagga isolate Etosha38 chromosome 17, UCLA_HA_Equagga_1.0, whole genome shotgun sequence.
ttctacttgtggcacaACTCGGGACTTCTAACTCTCAATTTGGTGCTCTTTCCATGGAATTCTCAGGAAGCGATGGCAGCAGGTGACTGTCTGCCCGAAGAGGCGACAAGGAGATTCCTGCTACTGGATCTGCCACGTTCCATTTTTCTGGGATTCACTGATTCATTCAGAAGACAACCATTGCTCCAGGTTACAGTCCTTGAAATACTTTCCCAAACTTATCTCCCATTTCTGCCCTCCTGTGCTGTGGATCCCAGCAGAACTCGCAGATGGCGCCCTCTGCTGCTACACGAGAGGACATCTTGCTGGATAATTCGCTCTTCATGCAGCCTCTTCTGTCCTGGCTTCTTGAGACAGCTCtagattcttttcctttatttttttaaagtatgctttttttgtttttggtaaggaagattggccctgagctaacgtctgttgccataatcttcgtctttttttttttctccccaaagccccagtacatagttgtatatcctagttgtaggtcattctagttcttctatgtgggatgctgccacagcacggcctgatgagtggtgctaggtctgggcccaggatccaaaccagtgaaccccaggccatagaagtggaatgcgcaaacttaaccacttggctacaggccTGGCCCCAGAGCTATATATAGATTCTTCAACCAAAGCTCCATGAAGCCAGTGACCAACCTTGGCAGACTCAGTACACTTCCTGCTTACACCGACCCATGACAAATATTCTTCTTgaaatggggagagaggaaattCTAAAGTCAAgacacttttttgttttaattaaaaaagtgtttttaaatggaCATATAATTTCCATACCATAACATTCACCCCTTTAAAGTGTTCAGCGGTTTCTAGTATATCCTCAAAGGTGTGCAACCATTATCACTCTCTAgttccagaaccttttcatctctccccaaaagaaactccatacccttTAGGAGTCACTgcctctttccccctcctcccagttgCTGGAAATAGATTAGCccactctggacatttcataaatggaatcatacaatatgtgggcTTTTTTGGGAGTGCCTTTATTCAGCCTAATGTTTTTACGGTTcgcccatgttgtagcatatgccATCTCTctttattgccaaatagtattTCCTTGGGTGGATGTATCAtatgttgtttatccattcattggttgatggacattgagttgtttccactttcttttttccccctaacatctgtgccaatcttcttctactttgtcactgccacagcatggctgacaagtggtgtaggtctgtgcccaggatccaaacccacgaacccaggccgctgaagtggggtgtgccaaacttaaccactatgctatgaggctggcccccaatgcttctagtttttggctatgatgacgaatgctgctgtgaacatttgtgtacaagtttctgtgtggatgtatgttttcagtactcttgggtatatactcaggagtagaattgctgggtcatatggtattttcaTGTTTCACCctttgaggagctgccagactgtcttccatggcagctgcaccatttgacattcccaccagcggtgtatgaagTTTCgatttctccacagcctcaccaacacttgctagcCTCCGTCTTTtcgattatagccattctagtggaaaTCATGTATTTTCTTGAGCTAGAATATTTTCTGCATACAAAAGGGTTTGGATTTTAGAACACGGTGTCCTTTATTTAAAGGCCCTCATCCCTTATCTCCAACATTCCTTCCCATTCTGGCTCAAAGAAAGAAAGGTCCTTTGGAAGAAGAAGAGTAGGGTCACCATTGATGAGCCACCACTGTTTTCCTGTCTTGTTTCCTCAGTAAGCAGAGCTCCCCACCATGGGGGGAGCCGCATGCGTTCATTAAAAGATTTGGGAAGGAAAGTTTTGCATTCTTTAGATGTCAGTTCTGAAGGCCATAATCCAGAAATGTTTATCTCAGTGGTTGATAaacataatatacataatatatagtaAAACACTCAAATCCATTGCCGTATATTAATAACAGATTGATTCCTAGCCGCAGAAATATGGTTGTCACTGCGATAGCATGGATTTAACACTCAGGCTCACAcctctcatttattttatgtccATACCATCCCAGAGAAATAAGCTGTGGCCTGGGGAGTGTGGCCGGCTCCAGACCACAGAGCCGCGGGTACCGGCTCACGGTGGATCCaggagaagctcagagaagggtgTTCTCCTCCTGGGGAGACCCCCGGACCTCTCGGGATGGGAAGGTCAGTGCTGCAGTTAAGAGCAAGGATTCTGGAGTCAGAATAGACTGAAGATCCCCTCTTCACGCTACAGTGCCTGCTTGAGAGGGAGCTGTTTGACttgtttgagcctcagtttccccatctataaaatggagatgatgagacTAGTACCTCCTTCACAGGAGTGTTACATGAGCTCAACCTAGATGGCTGAGTCGGAGGCTGGGGGTGCAGCAGAGGCTCGGTGATAAATGTTGGTTAGCTATTCTCACCATTATTGGTAGGAGTGTTAACCAGCCTTCCACTCTAATTTCCTCTACACAACCCAATGCTCATTCAGACTCTGCCTACCCGAGGAGATGCGACCACTTTTCCTGGACAGCCATTCCATTTTCAGACAGAGCTAATTGTTGgcaattttttaatgttgagcACAAATCTGCCTGTCTATAGAGTCTTCCATGGgtaaggttgccagatttagcaaataaaaatacacgaCATCTATGCAATATTCAGGACACACTTATACTAACAAAGTATttattgtttacctgaaattcaaatttaactgggtgtcctgtattttatctatCCATGGTCCCTAGTCAGACATCTGAGTACAACATGGAACAAACCTATTCACATCTTCCAACTGATAGACAGATATCCTTCAGTTCCCTTGACCAATTTTCATACACCAGATGGTTATTGCCTCTCCTCACCCCTCTCATCCCCCATTAACCTGGACTATCTTCTTTGGACTAGATTGTTTGGCATCTTTTACAGCACACAAGAATGGCCTGATGAGGACAGACTATGGCAGTATGATCACCTCCCTTGTCCTAAACCACATTCTTCTATTaatgcatcctttttttttttttttaggagcaGCCACATGGCACTTCTGACTCCTAATGAGCTAGTATTACCACTGAGCCAAGTTAAATGTTAATATGTATGTGTGGCTGTCTTCTTCAGTGAGACTCAGGATGGTGAGGAGTGACAAAACCCAGGAATCCTGGTCTCTTGGGTAAAAACAAAATTCTCCCACGCCACAAGCACAGTTCCAGAATACACATTAACCACGCATCACTACCCGATGAGATCCAGCCACTGTGGTAGCCCTGGGACTCCGTCAGCAAGAAGGCTGGAACCGCTTGAGCTAGAAGATGCCAGCCCACCTGTTTTCCTGGACCGAGAGGATGCTTTTGCGTCAGTGTCCTGAGGCACTGGGCCCCGAGCCGAGGTGTTGACTTCAGGGGCTGGGATAGCCTGGGGTGCAGGCTGCGCTGGGGTGGATTCAGAGCTGGGCTGCGGAGCAGATGCACTGacgggctgctgctgctggggggcGGCCCCGGGGGCAGGCTGTTGCAGCGtggctgcagagctgggctgtCGGGGGCTGGATTCAGAGCTCAGCTGCTGCGGGCTGGATTCAGAGGAGTGGCTGGTATGGTGGGAAGTGGAGCCATGACGCTTGgtctctgtcttcttcctcttgcCCTTCTTCATGGTGGACCCTCCCTACCTAAAGCTGGAGCTACATGGAGCTGCCTGATCTCCCGGCTCCCTCCTGGAGGAGCCgtctgcccctgccctgggggaAGGCTCCGGCCTCTGGCTGGACCCAGGCCCCCAGAGAACAGTTACTCACACCCCTCCTGTGAGGTCACAAAAGCCAGGTGGCTCCCATGGTGGGGCTCTGGGGACAGTCTCTGCCAaccccagcctgctcctccctcctccccagctacTGGGATGGGCAGAGGGCCGCTGCCGGCCCCTCACGGACCTGGTTAAGCCCGGCCGTGGAGCCTGTGACAACCTGGACCCCCGTGATTCTGCGACCGGAGCGCCTGCTTCAGGCACCTCTCCGCTGGTGTGTTCCTGGGTCCCTGTGTGCCATCTCTTTCACTCTAAGACACCCTGGTTGTGACACTCAGCTGTGTCACCGGTTTCCAcatgcaaaaaccaaaaaacccacaagaaaCTGCTTCACCATGTGTTCTGTGAGTTTTAGGTAACTTTACTGAAGATTTAGGGGTCCATGGAAGACCCAGAAGCCTTCTGCCATCTCAGCTGTCCCCCGAATCTGGTTATCTTATATAGAGTGGCTTCCCCCTTCTCCCAAAGCCTGCCCTCCTCCActgtgggaaggggctgggggggggcCCCCACTTTGATAAGAACCCTTGCATTTCACAAAAGaacttccccccaaaatataACAGCTCTTTGCAAAGCTATACTTTTTCTCAGACTCGTTACACTGGCAACAACAGACCACCTCTCCAACCCCAAACTCTTCGGGTCAATTAGGGGACTATGCGTCTTTCTCAAAGTTAACCAGGTGATTTTCCTTTTAGGATGGAAGAGGAAAAAGCATTTGTAAAAGACAACCTTAACCTTCACGCTTGGATTATGACATAAAATGTTCACCTTAGAAGACTCCACTTCCGCCACCGCTGCCTCACGAGGTGGGTGAGTATTAGACTGTTAGCCCCATGCGCCTGGGAGGTGATACTCCTGCCCTAGGATAAGATGTAGGGCAGACCCAGCTAGAAGGAACCCCCATGCAAGGCTAGACGTGATGTGAATTGTGAAATGACAGAAAACATTTTAGGGATCCTAGAGCCCGGAAAGACCTAAATGATTCTCTTTTTCCAGAGcagaaacaggttcagagaagttaaattactTTTCCAAGTTTACACAGTTGGTTGGAGGCATGGACAGGGTTAAGTTCCAGTTcagggctcttttttttttccatgactCCAGAAGGCAACTGGGAGGCAGATCGTTATACATgccttaaaatgaatgaattaaaaaaaaatccctcctggggctggccctgtggctgagtggttaagttcacctgctccgcttcagcggcccgggctcgcaggttgggatcctgggtggagacctacgtaccgctcatcaagccatgctgtggtggcatcccacatacaaaatggaggaaggttagcacagacgttagctcagcgacaatcttacacacacacacacacacaaattccttGAG
It encodes:
- the SPATA3 gene encoding spermatogenesis-associated protein 3 — translated: MKKGKRKKTETKRHGSTSHHTSHSSESSPQQLSSESSPRQPSSAATLQQPAPGAAPQQQQPVSASAPQPSSESTPAQPAPQAIPAPEVNTSARGPVPQDTDAKASSRSRKTGPLTRAGPHPFCSCAACPSRSACWRRLGLCHSHIFDVVLPRAWPTIPGRELPNLLTFYRRPTRKLSIHRNSRAPSPRDCCCGSGGPGSCLLHH